In one Alnus glutinosa chromosome 14, dhAlnGlut1.1, whole genome shotgun sequence genomic region, the following are encoded:
- the LOC133857713 gene encoding pentatricopeptide repeat-containing protein At4g39952, mitochondrial, producing MLGLKPTLLFKRFPSFLPFSTNSTYNNLNCHFNCFLSNQTSTLQSLLQSHALIITSGNSNNLFLASKLVSLYASLNEPTSSTKVFDSVCPKDTFLWNSVIKSHFSNGNYSDALDFYVEMRASDTPLDQFTIPMVVSTCAELLLLHHGNDIHGSALKLGLFAGNSAVGSSFVYMYAKCGQMQDASSMFDEICVRDVVGWTALVIGYVHNGESEKGLERLCEMHRTGGDGERPAFRTLEGGFQACGNLGGIVEGRCLHGLMVKTGIGCAQVVQSSLLSMYSKCGTPEEAYLSFCEVTDKDLLSWTSLVGVYSRFGFMTECLSLLWEMLESEIHPDGIVISSVLLGFGNSTSVSEGKAFHGLIIRRHYVLDLTVHNALLSMYCKFGLLTLAEKLFGRVPEPNKESWSTMVFYYGKIGQEAKCIELFTEMLRLGIVPDSNSLVSVVSACSQLGATYLGLSLHCYIIKCSMDENILVTNSLIGMYGKSGNLNIAWKLFYGTQRETISWNTLISSYTHSGHYAEAVALFDKMISEKLKPNSETLVTVLLTCSHLGSLEKGERIHHYINERGIEFNICLATALVDMYAKCGKLEQARKLFDTMKERDIISWNVMISGYGMHGHAKSAIEIFQQMEKSNVKPNGLTFLALLSACAHRGLVEEGKYLFNRMQDYSVEPNLKHYACMVDLLGRSGNLQEAETLVLSMPFSPDGGVWGALLSACKIHNDIETGVRVAKCAIETDPKNDGYYIMISNMYSSVGRWEEAERVREMMNERNVVKRAGWSTL from the coding sequence ATGCTCGGTCTAAAACCCACCCTCCTCTTCAAACGCTTTCCCTCCTTTCTCCCTTTCTCTACAAATTCAACTTACAACAACCTTAACTGTCACTTCAACTGCTTCCTCTCTAACCAAACCTCAACTCTTCAATCTCTCCTTCAATCCCATGCTCTCATCATCACAAGTGGCAATTCGAACAACCTCTTCCTAGCGTCAAAGCTCGTCTCTCTCTACGCTTCTCTCAACGAGCCCACTTCTTCCACCAAAGTGTTTGATTCGGTGTGTCCCAAAGACACGTTTCTTTGGAACTCCGTAATCAAATCCCACTTCTCCAATGGCAATTACTCGGACGCCCTTGATTTTTATGTCGAAATGCGAGCATCTGATACCCCACTTGACCAATTTACCATTCCGATGGTTGTTTCTACGTGCGCCGAGTTGTTGTTGCTTCACCATGGCAACGACATTCATGGGTCGGCTTTGAAACTCGGGCTCTTTGCTGGGAATTCCGCGGTTGGATCTTCGTTTGTGTATATGTATGCCAAGTGTGGTCAGATGCAGGATGCGTCTTCTATGTTTGATGAAATTTGTGTCAGAGATGTGGTTGGTTGGACCGCGCTTGTGATTGGGTATGTGCACAACGGTGAGAGTGAGAAGGGTTTGGAGCGTCTTTGTGAGATGCATAGGACGGGTGGCGATGGGGAAAGACCGGCTTTTAGAACATTGGAAGGTGGGTTTCAAGCTTGTGGGAATCTGGGTGGTATAGTAGAAGGTAGATGTTTACACGGTTTAATGGTAAAAACTGGAATTGGGTGCGCACAAGTTGTTCAATCTTCGCTTTTGTCTATGTATTCCAAGTGTGGGACCCCTGAAGAAGCGTACCTTTCCTTTTGTGAAGTAACAGATAAAGATCTTCTCTCATGGACATCGCTTGTTGGCGTTTATTCGAGATTTGGATTTATGACTGAGTGCTTAAGTCTGTTGTGGGAAATGCTGGAGAGTGAAATACACCCAGATGGAATTGTAATTAGTTCTGTGCTTTTGGGTTTTGGTAATTCCACGAGTGTCTCTGAAGGAAAAGCCTTTCATGGATTAATTATAAGGCGACATTATGTATTGGATCTGACAGTTCATAACGCATTATTGTCCATGTACTGCAAGTTTGGACTATTAACTCTTGCAGAGAAGCTCTTTGGTAGAGTACCTGAACCGAACAAAGAGTCTTGGAGCACTATGGTTTTTTACTATGGTAAGATAGGACAGGAAGCAAAGTGTATAGAATTGTTTACAGAGATGCTACGTCTTGGCATTGTACCTGATTCAAACAGCTTGGTCTCTGTGGTTTCTGCATGTTCTCAACTGGGAGCAACTTATCTTGGCCTTTCACTTCATTGCTATATAATTAAATGTTCAATGGATGAAAATATCTTGGTAACCAATTCACTTATAGGCATGTATGGAAAAAGTGGCAATTTGAATATTGCATGGAAATTATTTTATGGGACACAGAGGGAAACTATCTCATGGAACACATTGATCTCATCTTATACTCATAGTGGGCATTATGCTGAGGCTGTAGCGCTATTTGATAAAATGATTTCAGAAAAATTGAAGCCCAACTCGGAAACATTGGTGACAGTGCTTTTGACTTGTTCTCATCTTGGATCTCTGGAGAAAGGAGAAAGGATTCACCATTATATTAACGAAAGAGGGATTGAGTTTAATATATGTCTTGCCACCGCATTGGTTGATATGTATGCGAAATGTGGGAAACTTGAACAAGCTAGAAAATTGTTCGACACAATGAAAGAGAGGGATATTATATCTTGGAATGTGATGATCTCAGGTTATGGAATGCATGGACATGCAAAATCTGCCATAGAGATATTTCAACAGATGGAGAAATCAAACGTTAAACCAAATGGACTAACCTTCCTTGCTCTTCTCTCAGCTTGTGCTCATAGAGGACTTGTTGAAGAAGGGAAGTATCTATTTAATAGAATGCAAGACTATTCCGTAGAACCCAACTTGAAGCATTATGCTTGTATGGTAGATCTTCTAGGGAGGTCAGGTAATCTGCAAGAAGCTGAAACATTGGTTCTGTCAATGCCGTTCTCCCCTGATGGTGGGGTGTGGGGGGCTTTGTTAAGTGCTTGTAAAATTCACAATGACATTGAGACTGGAGTAAGGGTTGCCAAGTGTGCTATTGAAACTGACCCAAAGAATGACGGGTACTATATTATGATATCCAACATGTATAGTTCTGTTGGGAGGTGGGAGGAGGCAGAAAGAGTGAGAGAAATGATGAATGAAAGGAATGTGGTGAAGAGAGCTGGTTGGAGTACACTCTAA
- the LOC133858004 gene encoding uncharacterized protein LOC133858004 isoform X2 — MPKCFNFAAARDWLYRQAFSRAGLRSTTTDLGEGTVMHCWVPKAHSPSKPNLLLIHGIGANAMWQWADFISPLIPHFNLYVPDLVFYGDSYTVRPERSEAFQARCVMGVMEAQGVLIKTMSVAGISYGGFVAYSMAAQFRDRVERVVLCCAGVCMEEKDMEEGLFQVKSVDEAVSILLPQTPEMVKQLMRLTFVKANYKGIPSCFLSDFIDPALLIWGEQDQVFPLELAYRLERHVGEKAQLVILKNAGHAINIEKPKEMLKHMKSFFVDPLPSPKQVNRSNGRKGD; from the exons ATGCCCAAGTGCTTCAACTTCGCGGCCGCGCGGGATTGGTTGTACCGCCAGGCCTTCTCCAGGGCGGGTCTCAGGTCCACCACCACGGACCTCGGAGAAGGCACCGTCATGCACTGCTGGGTCCCCAAGGCGCACAGCCCTTCCAAGCCTAACCTCCTCCTCATCCACGGCATCGGAGCCAACGCAATGTGGCAGTGGGCCGACTTCATCTCCCCTCTGATCCCACACTTCAACCTCTACGTACCGGACCTGGTCTTCTACGGGGACTCCTACACGGTCCGGCCCGAGCGCTCCGAGGCCTTCCAGGCCAGGTGCGTGATGGGCGTGATGGAGGCCCAGGGGGTGTTGATCAAGACCATGAGCGTGGCGGGGATCAGCTACGGCGGCTTCGTGGCGTACAGCATGGCGGCGCAGTTTAGGGATCGCGTGGAACGGGTGGTGCTGTGCTGCGCTGGGGTGTGCATGGAGGAGAAGGACATGGAGGAGGGGCTTTTCCAGGTAAAGAGCGTGGACGAGGCCGTCAGCATTCTGTTGCCGCAGACACCTGAGATGGTGAAGCAGCTCATGCGCCTCACGTTCGTCAAGGCCAACTACAAGGGCATCCCCTCTTGCTTTCTTAGCGATTTCATCGAT CCTGCACTACTGATCTGGGGAGAACAGGACCAAGTATTCCCTCTCGAATTGGCGTACAGATTAGAAAG GCATGTGGGTGAGAAAGCACAACTAGTAATCCTAAAGAATGCAGGACATGCAATCAACATTGAGAAACCCAAAGAGATGTTGAAGCACATGAAGTCCTTCTTCGTTGATCCACTTCCTTCACCTAAGCAAGTGAACCGCAGCAATGGCCGAAAGGGGGACTGA
- the LOC133857668 gene encoding uncharacterized protein LOC133857668: protein MEHPLSFIIFNLLILIILFTPQLTIAPYPACQSTCGSLKVKYPFGTGYGCGSPRFQPYVTCNPDGDGGDQLLLSTHTGSYPITSLSYTTSTLTIIPSDMSTCTSMHRCSAVLGLDWASPFQLGPSTFILISCTLPTSSLTLCDPSYSHLCASLYTCPAVVSVGMPLFPPTNTCCVYSPANLNGKGELDLRALDCGGYTSVVSMGEYPTDPSQWEYGVALKYVNGVLDNNIIETKCKACEMSGGVCGYAPPSDSFVCVCKNGLNASMDCYNSYVQDQGVFWGTASSPTGEIWFGLLGGLIFCLLT from the exons ATGGAACATCCTCTGTCATTCATCATCTTCAACCTTctgatcctcatcatcctctTCACACCCCAGCTCACCATAGCCCCATACCCTGCATGCCAAAGCACCTGCGGCTCCCTAAAGGTCAAGTACCCTTTCGGCACTGGCTACGGCTGCGGCTCGCCACGGTTCCAGCCCTACGTAACCTGCAACCCCGACGGCGACGGCGGAGACCAGCTCCTCCTATCCACCCACACAGGCTCGTACCCCATCACATCCCTATCCTACACCACTTCCACCCTAACCATCATCCCCTCTGACATGTCAACATGCACATCCATGCACCGCTGCTCCGCCGTCTTAGGCCTGGACTGGGCCAGCCCTTTCCAGCTCGGCCCATCAACTTTCATCCTCATCTCATGCACTCTCCCAACATCGTCCCTCACCCTATGCGACCCTTCCTACTCTCACCTCTGCGCCTCGCTCTACACGTGCCCTGCCGTCGTCTCCGTTGGCATGCCGTTGTTTCCGCCCACAAACACGTGCTGCGTGTACTCTCCGGCGAATCTAAACGGCAAGGGAGAATTGGATTTGCGCGCACTGGACTGCGGTGGGTACACTTCGGTGGTGTCGATGGGGGAGTACCCTACCGATCCGTCGCAGTGGGAGTATGGGGTGGCCTTGAAGTACGTCAATGGAGTGTTGGATAATAACATCATTGAAACCAAGTGTAAAGCATGCGAGATGAGTGGCGGGGTGTGCGGGTACGCGCCGCCCAGTGATTCGTTTGTCTGCGTCTGTAAAAATGGATTGAATGCAAGTATGGATTGCTACAATAGCTACGTTCAAGATCAGGGGGTCTTTTGGGGCACCGCTTCTTCGCCAACAG GGGAAATTTGGTTTGGGCTTTTGGGAGGCCTCATTTTCTGCTTGCTTACTTGA
- the LOC133858004 gene encoding uncharacterized protein LOC133858004 isoform X1 has product MPKCFNFAAARDWLYRQAFSRAGLRSTTTDLGEGTVMHCWVPKAHSPSKPNLLLIHGIGANAMWQWADFISPLIPHFNLYVPDLVFYGDSYTVRPERSEAFQARCVMGVMEAQGVLIKTMSVAGISYGGFVAYSMAAQFRDRVERVVLCCAGVCMEEKDMEEGLFQVKSVDEAVSILLPQTPEMVKQLMRLTFVKANYKGIPSCFLSDFIDMMCTYYKEKKDLIEALHKDRKLSDLPKITQPALLIWGEQDQVFPLELAYRLERHVGEKAQLVILKNAGHAINIEKPKEMLKHMKSFFVDPLPSPKQVNRSNGRKGD; this is encoded by the exons ATGCCCAAGTGCTTCAACTTCGCGGCCGCGCGGGATTGGTTGTACCGCCAGGCCTTCTCCAGGGCGGGTCTCAGGTCCACCACCACGGACCTCGGAGAAGGCACCGTCATGCACTGCTGGGTCCCCAAGGCGCACAGCCCTTCCAAGCCTAACCTCCTCCTCATCCACGGCATCGGAGCCAACGCAATGTGGCAGTGGGCCGACTTCATCTCCCCTCTGATCCCACACTTCAACCTCTACGTACCGGACCTGGTCTTCTACGGGGACTCCTACACGGTCCGGCCCGAGCGCTCCGAGGCCTTCCAGGCCAGGTGCGTGATGGGCGTGATGGAGGCCCAGGGGGTGTTGATCAAGACCATGAGCGTGGCGGGGATCAGCTACGGCGGCTTCGTGGCGTACAGCATGGCGGCGCAGTTTAGGGATCGCGTGGAACGGGTGGTGCTGTGCTGCGCTGGGGTGTGCATGGAGGAGAAGGACATGGAGGAGGGGCTTTTCCAGGTAAAGAGCGTGGACGAGGCCGTCAGCATTCTGTTGCCGCAGACACCTGAGATGGTGAAGCAGCTCATGCGCCTCACGTTCGTCAAGGCCAACTACAAGGGCATCCCCTCTTGCTTTCTTAGCGATTTCATCGAT ATGATGTGTACTTACtataaagagaagaaagatctgaTAGAAGCATTGCACAAGGATAGAAAATTGTCTGATCTTCCCAAGATAACTCAG CCTGCACTACTGATCTGGGGAGAACAGGACCAAGTATTCCCTCTCGAATTGGCGTACAGATTAGAAAG GCATGTGGGTGAGAAAGCACAACTAGTAATCCTAAAGAATGCAGGACATGCAATCAACATTGAGAAACCCAAAGAGATGTTGAAGCACATGAAGTCCTTCTTCGTTGATCCACTTCCTTCACCTAAGCAAGTGAACCGCAGCAATGGCCGAAAGGGGGACTGA